A DNA window from Flammeovirgaceae bacterium contains the following coding sequences:
- the dnaB gene encoding replicative DNA helicase, with protein MEQRSKSLRPSSAYGAGSKPGKALVRDITEGLGKLPPQALDLEEAVLGALMLEKNALTAVVEFLRPEHFYSDAHSLIYGAIIDLFKASDPVDMRTVVSQLRKNGKLDLVGGAYAIAELTSKVSSAANIEYHSRIIIEMAIKRNLIEIASQVHHDAYEDTHDVFELLDKTEQSIYQIADANLRKNYDNMKSLMFQATQEIQEKRNHKDGLTGVPSGFSRLDRITSGWQKSDLIIIAARPGMGKTAFVVSALRNAAVDFNFPVAIFSLEMASIQLVNRLISAEAELESEKIRKGNIQEFEWQQLVHKTNRLSTAPIFIDDTPALSILELRAKCRRLKAEHDIQLIVVDYLQLMKGEIGGNREQEIASISRALKGVAKELNVPVIALSQLSRGVETRGGDKRPQLSDLRESGSIEQDADIVMFLYRPEYYKITVDEDGMPTQGMAEAIIAKNRNGSLENVKLKFIGKYTKFTDFDGPAHENPFSGMITKESRLNRFDPPEGPPPPDDETPF; from the coding sequence ATGGAGCAAAGATCGAAGTCATTGAGGCCAAGTTCCGCTTACGGGGCAGGAAGTAAACCGGGAAAAGCGTTGGTAAGGGACATTACCGAAGGCCTTGGTAAACTTCCGCCTCAAGCACTTGATCTGGAAGAGGCCGTACTGGGCGCCTTGATGTTGGAAAAAAACGCGTTGACGGCCGTGGTTGAGTTCCTCCGGCCGGAGCATTTCTATTCCGATGCGCACAGTTTGATTTATGGGGCGATCATTGACCTCTTCAAGGCCTCCGATCCGGTGGACATGCGCACGGTGGTGTCGCAACTGCGCAAAAACGGAAAGCTCGACCTGGTGGGCGGGGCCTATGCCATTGCCGAGTTGACTTCCAAAGTAAGTTCTGCCGCCAACATCGAATACCACTCCAGGATCATCATAGAGATGGCCATCAAGCGCAATTTGATCGAGATTGCCTCCCAGGTCCACCACGATGCCTATGAGGATACCCATGATGTCTTTGAATTGCTGGACAAGACGGAGCAATCCATCTACCAGATAGCGGATGCCAACCTGAGGAAGAATTACGACAACATGAAGTCGCTGATGTTCCAGGCCACCCAGGAAATCCAGGAGAAGCGCAACCACAAGGATGGCCTTACGGGTGTGCCCAGTGGTTTCTCCCGCCTGGACAGGATCACTTCCGGGTGGCAAAAATCCGATTTGATCATTATTGCCGCCAGGCCCGGTATGGGCAAGACCGCGTTTGTGGTTTCGGCCCTGAGGAATGCCGCAGTGGATTTCAATTTCCCCGTGGCCATTTTCAGTTTGGAGATGGCCTCCATTCAATTGGTGAACAGGCTGATTTCCGCTGAGGCGGAACTGGAATCCGAAAAAATAAGGAAAGGCAACATCCAGGAGTTTGAGTGGCAGCAGTTGGTGCATAAGACCAACCGGCTTTCCACTGCCCCTATATTTATTGACGATACCCCCGCCTTGTCCATTCTTGAGCTGAGGGCAAAATGCAGGCGGCTGAAAGCCGAGCATGACATTCAATTGATTGTGGTGGATTACCTACAGTTGATGAAAGGCGAGATCGGGGGAAACCGCGAGCAGGAGATCGCCTCCATTTCCAGGGCGCTAAAGGGGGTGGCCAAAGAATTGAACGTGCCGGTAATTGCCCTCTCACAATTGAGCCGCGGTGTCGAAACCAGGGGAGGGGACAAGCGGCCGCAGCTTTCCGACCTGCGCGAGTCCGGCTCCATTGAACAGGACGCGGACATTGTCATGTTCCTCTACCGGCCCGAGTATTACAAAATAACGGTGGATGAGGATGGCATGCCCACGCAGGGAATGGCGGAGGCCATCATTGCCAAAAACAGGAACGGGTCGCTGGAAAATGTAAAGCTGAAGTTTATCGGCAAGTATACCAAGTTTACCGATTTTGACGGGCCTGCCCATGAGAACCCATTTTCCGGTATGATTACCAAAGAGAGCCGGCTGAACCGGTTTGACCCCCCTGAAGGGCCGCCCCCCCCTGACGATGAAACGCCTTTTTAG
- a CDS encoding zinc-binding dehydrogenase produces MKALLLTGPGKIELKEIPVPEVTSGKALVKMKAVALNRRDDWIREGKYPRIKYGVTLGSDGAGVVEKVYDEVHKAWEGQEVVMNPNIDWGHDPEVQSKNYTILGMPVNGTFTEYMLIEVDRLHHKPFHMDFLQASTLPLGGLTAYRALFRRGGLREGNNVLISGFGGGVAQFAFLFAQAAGAHVYITSGSDEKVEKALKMGAKGAFNYKKQSNFEGLWKTKGGFDLIIDSAGGDQLNSYIKILRPHGRIVFYGATNGLPSKIDLYRMFWNQLTLQGTTMGNDTEFNEMLSFVGKHQIRPVVDSIRPFSKIATSFADITKPNKVGKIVFQI; encoded by the coding sequence ATGAAAGCACTGTTATTGACCGGTCCGGGAAAAATCGAATTAAAGGAAATCCCTGTTCCCGAGGTGACCTCGGGAAAGGCTTTGGTGAAAATGAAAGCGGTGGCGCTCAACCGAAGGGACGACTGGATAAGGGAGGGAAAATACCCACGTATTAAATATGGTGTCACGCTGGGTTCGGATGGCGCGGGCGTTGTGGAAAAGGTTTATGACGAAGTGCACAAAGCCTGGGAAGGCCAGGAGGTGGTAATGAACCCCAACATTGATTGGGGCCATGACCCTGAGGTGCAATCCAAAAACTACACCATACTGGGCATGCCGGTGAATGGGACCTTCACGGAATACATGTTGATAGAGGTGGACAGGCTGCACCATAAGCCCTTCCATATGGATTTCCTGCAGGCTTCCACTTTGCCGCTGGGGGGCCTTACTGCCTATCGTGCCCTTTTCAGGAGGGGTGGGCTGCGCGAGGGCAACAATGTGCTGATATCCGGGTTCGGGGGCGGTGTGGCACAATTTGCCTTTTTGTTTGCCCAGGCGGCAGGGGCCCATGTGTACATCACATCCGGTAGTGACGAAAAAGTGGAGAAGGCACTGAAAATGGGGGCCAAAGGGGCATTCAATTACAAGAAGCAGAGTAATTTTGAAGGCCTCTGGAAGACAAAAGGGGGCTTTGACCTGATCATTGACAGTGCCGGTGGCGACCAACTCAATAGCTACATTAAAATATTAAGGCCTCACGGAAGGATCGTTTTCTATGGGGCCACCAACGGGTTGCCCAGTAAAATTGATTTATACCGGATGTTTTGGAACCAGCTCACCTTGCAAGGCACCACCATGGGCAACGATACCGAGTTCAACGAAATGTTGTCTTTCGTGGGCAAGCACCAGATCAGGCCGGTCGTGGATTCCATACGGCCCTTTTCAAAAATCGCCACTTCATTTGCCGACATCACCAAGCCCAACAAAGTGGGGAAGATCGTGTTTCAGATATAA
- a CDS encoding general stress protein CsbD: MKQKEEKQQEKPRIKLGANWGKLRGMIKRDFPNVTISDLQFMSRGENELIGRLQVKSGKTKSQIRDWVRNSSKII; encoded by the coding sequence ATGAAACAAAAAGAAGAAAAACAACAGGAAAAACCGAGGATTAAACTAGGGGCCAACTGGGGCAAACTCCGTGGGATGATAAAAAGGGATTTCCCCAATGTTACAATCAGCGACCTACAGTTTATGTCGCGGGGGGAGAATGAACTCATTGGACGGCTTCAGGTCAAATCAGGAAAAACGAAGTCCCAAATCAGGGACTGGGTCCGGAATTCGTCAAAAATCATCTAG
- a CDS encoding YtxH domain-containing protein, whose product MNTKTKVLGGFLIGAALGAATGLMLAPRSGKKTRKKLKAGSQRLANELIEKANESLDSMKEAYNKKIEEYTRNGKSRIDHFTESIKV is encoded by the coding sequence ATGAACACCAAAACAAAAGTTCTGGGAGGTTTTCTCATTGGGGCTGCCCTTGGCGCGGCCACAGGGTTAATGTTGGCCCCCCGGAGCGGTAAAAAAACAAGGAAAAAACTAAAAGCAGGGTCACAGCGGCTGGCCAACGAGCTTATTGAGAAAGCAAATGAGTCCTTGGATTCCATGAAAGAGGCCTACAACAAGAAGATCGAGGAGTACACCCGGAATGGAAAGTCCAGGATCGACCATTTTACGGAATCCATCAAGGTGTAA
- a CDS encoding tetratricopeptide repeat protein: protein MNTERIKLLEKFIAEDPADPFSQYALALEWADEDPNKAIAILLALVKNIPHYVPTYYQAGSLLLGQNKLEEARIILGQGIKMAKRQNEHKATLELKQLLEELD, encoded by the coding sequence ATGAACACGGAACGAATAAAGTTGTTGGAGAAATTTATAGCCGAAGACCCGGCCGACCCCTTCAGTCAATATGCCCTGGCGCTTGAGTGGGCTGACGAAGACCCCAACAAGGCCATTGCGATCCTGCTGGCACTGGTGAAAAACATACCACACTACGTTCCCACCTATTACCAGGCCGGGTCATTGCTGCTGGGGCAAAACAAGTTGGAAGAGGCAAGGATTATTCTGGGGCAAGGAATAAAAATGGCAAAGCGGCAGAACGAACACAAGGCCACCCTGGAGTTGAAGCAGTTGCTGGAAGAATTGGATTGA
- a CDS encoding electron transfer flavoprotein subunit beta/FixA family protein — protein sequence MKILVCISHVPDTTSKINFVDNNTKFDATGVQYIIGPYDDYALARAIELKESLGATVTVLNVGAAETEPTIRKALAIGADDAIRVDAVPTDSYFVAMQIAAQAEGYDLILMGRESIDYNSGVVHGMVGELLGRPSVSPVMKLDIEGTTVKMQREIEGGKESLEASLPLVAGCQEPIAEWKIPNMRGIMSARTKPLNVVQPKVVEPTVVFEKYELPPPKGTVKMISEDNVGELVSLLKNEAKVL from the coding sequence ATGAAGATTCTCGTTTGCATTAGCCACGTGCCCGACACCACCTCGAAAATCAACTTTGTGGACAACAACACCAAGTTTGATGCCACTGGTGTCCAATATATTATAGGCCCCTATGACGACTACGCCCTGGCCAGGGCCATTGAACTGAAGGAGTCGTTGGGCGCCACCGTTACCGTTTTAAATGTAGGGGCGGCCGAAACCGAGCCCACTATCCGAAAAGCATTGGCCATTGGTGCCGATGATGCCATCCGCGTGGACGCTGTGCCCACCGATTCCTATTTTGTGGCCATGCAAATTGCAGCACAGGCGGAAGGGTACGATTTGATTTTGATGGGCAGGGAATCCATTGATTACAACAGCGGGGTGGTGCACGGCATGGTAGGCGAATTGCTCGGGCGGCCTTCGGTGTCCCCCGTAATGAAACTGGACATCGAGGGCACCACCGTAAAGATGCAGCGTGAAATAGAAGGTGGCAAGGAATCCCTTGAGGCCTCCTTGCCGCTGGTGGCCGGATGCCAGGAGCCCATTGCAGAATGGAAGATCCCGAATATGCGCGGGATCATGTCGGCCAGGACAAAGCCTTTGAACGTGGTGCAGCCCAAAGTGGTGGAGCCAACGGTGGTTTTTGAGAAGTATGAATTGCCGCCCCCCAAGGGAACGGTAAAAATGATAAGCGAAGACAATGTAGGTGAATTGGTAAGCCTCCTGAAAAACGAGGCCAAGGTTTTATAA
- a CDS encoding electron transfer flavoprotein subunit alpha/FixB family protein: MAILVFVESADGKIKKTSLEAVAYAHAMGGPVTAVVLGEVEKPELEAIGKYGAAKVLSVADKRLNQGVIQAYASVLAQAMEAEGADTLVLANSSLGTPVAANVAIKVGASLASNVVALPDTASGFVVKQSIYTGKAFALVAMKGQKKVIAIRKNAVELKESGNGAEVSEFKANLSDADFGAKITATDKATGDILLPEAEIVVSGGRGMKGPEHWGILEDLAKALGAATACSKPVSDMGWRPHHEHVGQTGVKVAPQLYVAVGISGAIQHLAGVNSSKCIVVINKDPEAPFFKAADYGIVGDAFTIVPKLTEAIKAAK, encoded by the coding sequence ATGGCAATATTGGTTTTTGTTGAAAGCGCGGACGGAAAAATAAAGAAGACTTCCCTGGAGGCCGTGGCCTATGCCCATGCCATGGGCGGCCCGGTGACGGCCGTGGTATTGGGGGAGGTGGAAAAGCCTGAATTGGAGGCGATAGGAAAATATGGTGCGGCCAAGGTATTGTCCGTGGCCGACAAAAGGTTAAACCAGGGCGTGATACAGGCCTATGCCTCGGTGTTGGCCCAGGCCATGGAGGCGGAAGGTGCCGATACTTTGGTACTGGCCAATTCCTCACTGGGCACCCCGGTGGCGGCCAACGTTGCCATTAAAGTAGGTGCCAGCCTGGCTTCCAATGTGGTGGCCCTCCCGGACACGGCATCGGGTTTTGTGGTGAAGCAAAGCATTTATACCGGAAAGGCATTTGCGCTGGTGGCGATGAAAGGCCAGAAAAAAGTGATTGCGATCAGGAAAAATGCCGTTGAGTTGAAGGAGTCGGGGAACGGTGCCGAAGTCAGTGAATTCAAGGCCAATCTTTCCGATGCGGACTTTGGGGCCAAGATAACCGCCACGGACAAGGCGACAGGCGATATTTTGTTGCCGGAGGCGGAAATCGTTGTTTCGGGCGGGCGTGGGATGAAAGGGCCGGAGCACTGGGGGATATTGGAGGATTTGGCCAAGGCATTGGGCGCGGCCACGGCCTGCTCCAAACCGGTATCGGATATGGGCTGGCGCCCCCACCACGAGCACGTGGGGCAAACGGGCGTGAAAGTGGCGCCACAACTGTACGTGGCCGTTGGCATTTCGGGGGCCATCCAGCACCTGGCGGGCGTCAACTCGTCCAAGTGCATTGTGGTCATCAACAAAGACCCCGAGGCGCCCTTCTTTAAGGCCGCGGATTATGGCATCGTAGGGGATGCCTTCACCATAGTGCCCAAACTCACGGAAGCAATTAAGGCAGCAAAGTAA
- a CDS encoding bifunctional nuclease family protein, producing MKKIKLEILGLSSSQSQTGSFALVLGETEGNRRLPIIIGMFEAQAIAIEIEKIIPNRPMTHDLFKSFANSFNFHVEEIVISDLKEGVFFAKIMCTDGLKKHEVDARPSDAIAIGLRFDAPIFTYENILAEAGIVLTDEEEEEKAEPAKESKVRVKKEKPTGDDFKNYSVDKLNELLKDAIEKENYERAAKIRDELSKRN from the coding sequence TTGAAAAAGATCAAACTTGAAATATTGGGCCTTTCCTCAAGTCAATCACAAACCGGATCGTTTGCCTTGGTGTTGGGGGAAACGGAGGGGAACAGGAGGTTGCCGATAATCATTGGCATGTTCGAGGCACAGGCCATCGCGATAGAAATAGAAAAGATCATCCCCAACAGGCCTATGACCCACGACTTGTTCAAGTCGTTTGCCAACAGTTTCAATTTTCACGTTGAAGAAATTGTAATCTCTGATTTAAAAGAAGGTGTCTTCTTTGCCAAGATTATGTGCACCGATGGCCTCAAAAAGCACGAGGTGGATGCCAGGCCCTCCGATGCCATTGCCATAGGGCTCCGTTTTGATGCCCCTATCTTCACTTACGAAAACATCCTGGCCGAAGCGGGCATCGTGCTTACCGATGAGGAAGAAGAAGAGAAAGCCGAGCCGGCAAAAGAATCGAAAGTGAGGGTGAAGAAGGAAAAGCCTACTGGAGACGACTTTAAGAACTATTCCGTGGACAAGCTGAACGAACTATTAAAGGACGCCATCGAAAAGGAAAACTACGAGCGGGCGGCCAAAATCAGGGATGAGTTAAGCAAACGCAACTGA
- a CDS encoding NupC/NupG family nucleoside CNT transporter, producing MEYLRGFAGLLFIVALAFLFSNNRKAIDWRLVGVGILLQIAIGAFIGKVEFAQQAFLFLSEKFVAFLGFAQKGAEFLYGDLAKNSTNDPAVRHSLGFLFAFQALPTVIFFSAISAGLYYLGVLQKIVFGFAWLMARTMRLSGAESLSAAANVLMGQTEAPLLVRPFIPRMTASELHCLMVGGMATIAGSVMGAYVSFLGGGNPAEQAKFASYLLSASIMNAPAAIVLAKVFMPEAEKEKINKQLKVNRDQMGVNFIDSLARGATDGLKLALNIAAMLLAFIAVIYAINWVLVDGVGAATGLNQFVVESTGGAFDGFSLQYILGQVFRVFAFMMGVEWGDTLQVGSLLGQKVVVNEFVAYLDLAKMNQAGVLNEKSLRIATYALCGFANFSSIAIQIGGIGGMAPNRQGDISRMGLRAMVAATLATMMTATIAGAIF from the coding sequence ATGGAGTATTTAAGGGGCTTCGCAGGATTGTTGTTCATCGTTGCGCTCGCTTTCCTTTTTTCCAATAACAGAAAAGCCATCGACTGGCGATTGGTGGGGGTAGGGATATTGTTGCAAATAGCGATAGGGGCGTTCATTGGCAAGGTGGAATTCGCCCAACAGGCATTCCTCTTCCTCAGCGAAAAATTTGTGGCCTTTCTGGGCTTTGCCCAAAAAGGGGCGGAGTTCCTGTATGGCGACCTGGCCAAAAACAGTACCAACGACCCCGCGGTAAGGCATAGCCTTGGTTTTCTTTTTGCTTTTCAGGCATTGCCCACTGTTATTTTTTTCTCGGCTATTTCGGCAGGCTTGTACTACCTCGGTGTCCTCCAAAAAATCGTTTTTGGGTTTGCCTGGCTTATGGCCCGGACGATGCGGTTGTCGGGGGCGGAAAGTTTATCGGCAGCGGCCAATGTGCTAATGGGGCAGACCGAAGCCCCCCTGTTGGTGCGGCCTTTTATCCCCCGCATGACTGCCTCGGAACTGCATTGCCTGATGGTGGGGGGCATGGCCACCATTGCCGGGAGCGTGATGGGGGCCTATGTGTCTTTTTTGGGCGGGGGAAACCCGGCCGAACAGGCAAAATTTGCCAGCTATTTGCTAAGTGCCTCTATTATGAACGCCCCGGCAGCCATTGTATTGGCCAAGGTTTTTATGCCCGAGGCCGAAAAAGAAAAAATCAACAAACAGTTGAAGGTAAACAGGGACCAGATGGGGGTGAATTTTATAGACTCCCTAGCCAGGGGCGCCACCGATGGATTGAAGTTGGCGTTGAACATCGCGGCCATGCTGCTCGCCTTTATTGCCGTGATTTATGCCATCAATTGGGTGTTGGTGGACGGGGTGGGGGCGGCCACCGGCCTCAACCAATTTGTGGTGGAAAGTACTGGCGGGGCTTTCGATGGGTTTTCCCTGCAATATATCCTGGGCCAGGTTTTTCGTGTTTTTGCTTTTATGATGGGCGTGGAGTGGGGCGACACGTTGCAGGTGGGGAGTTTGCTGGGCCAGAAAGTGGTGGTCAATGAGTTTGTGGCCTACCTGGACCTCGCCAAAATGAACCAGGCCGGGGTGCTGAACGAAAAATCCTTACGGATAGCCACCTATGCCCTTTGCGGTTTTGCCAACTTCAGTTCCATCGCCATTCAAATTGGTGGGATTGGTGGCATGGCGCCCAACCGGCAGGGGGATATTTCCAGAATGGGTTTGCGCGCCATGGTTGCTGCTACCCTGGCCACGATGATGACGGCCACTATTGCCGGGGCCATCTTTTAA
- a CDS encoding hydrolase yields MYRFSVIPLLFVFCSVAMSRPTDPRPSFVIYKTSEKIVLDGVLDEKAWEKAELMDKLMQQFPYDTSASRVRTEFRLTYDDDFLYVSAVAYDNKPGDYVISSLRRDFRGAGLDGLAIILDPFQDVTNGFFFGLSPAGVQREGLISNSYMRGTDLDLSWDNKWYGEAKIEEGRWTAEIAIPFKTLRFKSGSKAWNVKLYRQDSKENERSVWPWTPRQFELGNLNYTGEMIWDEPPVAPKTNISLIPYLATKGSKDFIKETPTSSDFQVGGDAKIAVTSSLNLDLTFNPDFSQVEVDQQVTNLDRFEIFFPERRQFFLENADLFSSYGHPYGKPFFTRRIGVARDPNTGSNVQNRINFGARLSGNLNKNYRIGFLHMQTESIPEISVPTYDYTVATAQRRIGSNSNLRAIFVNRQRFSTDSSGFRLEGYDYNRVLGVDYNYSFLQSKITGTHFYHRQFTPNKVDGPFAYGSSILYNSTRLSLTWWQQIFGKGYAPAVGYLQRAGYKRFSPSGEYRFFPNSEKIINHGPKFDMAYIWDDVYGYTDHENKIGYSVFFQDNASLSVDLKNTYTYLFFDFDPTRSPQEVMAVPLPDSTSYHYTNVEVGYKSDPRKLFNYELNLVSGEYFNGSRTGIQGKFNYRIQPYGVLSLDMNYNKIELPAPYQSADIYLISPRVDLTLSRKLFFTTFFQYNSQFSNININSRFQWRFKPVSDLFIVYTDNYFYDFDMPQQNFSPKTRSIVLKLTYWLNL; encoded by the coding sequence ATGTACCGCTTTTCCGTAATTCCATTGCTTTTTGTTTTCTGCTCCGTTGCAATGTCGCGCCCTACCGACCCACGGCCCAGCTTTGTAATATACAAGACATCAGAAAAAATTGTTTTGGACGGTGTTTTGGATGAAAAAGCCTGGGAAAAAGCAGAATTGATGGACAAGCTGATGCAGCAATTCCCTTACGATACTTCTGCTTCCCGTGTAAGGACGGAATTCAGGCTCACCTATGACGATGACTTCCTCTACGTGTCGGCAGTGGCCTACGACAACAAGCCGGGGGATTATGTGATATCCTCCCTGCGCAGGGATTTCCGTGGGGCGGGGCTGGACGGGCTTGCCATCATCCTGGACCCCTTCCAGGATGTGACCAATGGTTTCTTTTTTGGCCTGAGCCCTGCCGGTGTGCAACGCGAAGGGCTTATATCAAACAGCTACATGCGTGGCACCGACCTCGACCTGTCGTGGGACAACAAATGGTACGGGGAGGCAAAAATAGAGGAAGGGCGTTGGACCGCGGAGATAGCCATCCCCTTCAAAACATTGCGCTTCAAGTCCGGCTCGAAGGCCTGGAACGTAAAATTGTACAGGCAGGACAGTAAGGAAAACGAGCGCTCCGTATGGCCTTGGACCCCGCGGCAATTTGAACTGGGGAACCTCAACTATACAGGCGAGATGATCTGGGACGAACCCCCGGTTGCGCCAAAAACCAACATCTCCTTAATCCCCTACCTGGCCACCAAAGGGAGCAAGGATTTTATCAAAGAAACCCCTACCAGCAGCGACTTCCAGGTAGGTGGCGATGCCAAGATTGCCGTCACCTCGTCCCTCAACCTGGACCTGACCTTCAACCCCGACTTTTCACAGGTTGAAGTGGACCAGCAGGTAACCAACCTCGACCGTTTTGAAATATTTTTTCCCGAGCGCAGGCAATTTTTTCTTGAAAATGCGGATTTATTTTCTTCTTATGGGCACCCTTACGGCAAGCCGTTTTTTACCAGGCGCATAGGGGTGGCCAGGGACCCCAATACCGGGTCCAACGTGCAAAACCGGATCAACTTTGGGGCAAGGTTGAGCGGGAACCTGAACAAAAACTACCGTATCGGGTTTTTGCACATGCAAACGGAGTCCATTCCGGAAATTAGCGTGCCCACGTACGATTATACGGTGGCCACGGCACAGCGAAGGATCGGGTCCAACTCCAACCTGCGCGCCATCTTTGTCAACAGGCAACGGTTCAGCACGGATTCTTCCGGTTTCCGGCTGGAAGGGTACGATTACAACCGGGTGTTGGGGGTGGACTATAACTATAGTTTCCTCCAAAGTAAAATTACGGGCACCCATTTCTACCACAGGCAATTTACCCCCAACAAGGTGGATGGCCCTTTTGCCTATGGTTCTTCAATACTGTATAATTCAACACGCCTTAGCCTCACCTGGTGGCAACAAATATTTGGCAAAGGGTATGCGCCAGCCGTAGGGTATTTGCAACGGGCAGGCTATAAACGGTTTTCCCCGTCTGGTGAATACAGGTTTTTCCCCAATTCGGAGAAAATAATAAACCATGGGCCCAAGTTCGATATGGCCTATATATGGGATGATGTCTACGGCTATACCGACCACGAGAACAAGATTGGGTACTCCGTTTTTTTCCAGGACAACGCCAGCCTTAGTGTTGACCTGAAGAATACCTACACCTACCTGTTTTTTGATTTCGACCCTACCCGCTCACCGCAGGAGGTGATGGCCGTGCCATTGCCCGATTCCACCAGTTATCACTATACCAATGTGGAGGTGGGCTACAAATCCGACCCTCGGAAACTGTTTAATTATGAATTGAACCTGGTATCGGGCGAGTATTTCAACGGCTCCCGTACGGGCATACAGGGAAAGTTCAATTACCGCATCCAGCCTTATGGCGTTTTGTCACTGGACATGAACTACAACAAAATTGAGCTTCCCGCACCGTACCAATCGGCCGATATCTACCTGATAAGCCCACGGGTGGACCTTACCTTGTCACGTAAGCTGTTTTTCACCACTTTTTTCCAATACAACAGCCAGTTTAGCAATATCAATATCAACTCCAGGTTTCAATGGAGGTTCAAGCCGGTCTCCGATTTGTTTATCGTGTACACCGACAATTATTTTTATGACTTTGACATGCCACAACAGAACTTCAGCCCGAAAACCAGGTCAATTGTGCTGAAGCTTACCTACTGGCTCAATTTGTAA
- a CDS encoding TIGR00730 family Rossman fold protein translates to MATPSVNEDHFFLEGPARRDIEFLYVFRVAAQFIKGFRKLHFVGPCVTVFGSARFDEGHHYYQKGVEMGAALSKLGFTIMTGGGPGIMEAAPRGAKSVGGKTIGCNIILPEEQASNPYLDVVITFRHFFVRKVLLVKYSYAFVVMPGGAGTLDELFETLTLVQTGKIKEFPIVVFGKDYWKSLQDMLHAMVEEKTISKADLHLILFTDSVEEAAAHIERVTGKKFGLVKKPKKASWLLGER, encoded by the coding sequence ATGGCCACCCCCAGCGTAAACGAAGACCATTTCTTCCTTGAAGGGCCCGCACGCAGGGATATCGAATTCCTTTATGTGTTCCGGGTGGCCGCCCAATTTATCAAAGGGTTTCGCAAACTCCACTTTGTGGGGCCATGCGTTACCGTTTTTGGTTCCGCCCGCTTTGATGAAGGCCACCACTATTACCAAAAAGGGGTGGAAATGGGCGCGGCATTGTCCAAGCTGGGGTTTACCATCATGACGGGGGGAGGCCCTGGGATAATGGAGGCTGCCCCCCGTGGCGCCAAGTCCGTGGGAGGGAAAACCATAGGATGCAACATCATCCTGCCCGAGGAACAAGCATCAAACCCCTACCTTGATGTGGTCATCACCTTCCGGCATTTCTTTGTCAGGAAGGTATTGCTGGTAAAATATTCCTATGCCTTTGTGGTGATGCCCGGTGGCGCGGGCACATTGGACGAATTGTTCGAAACGTTGACGCTTGTGCAAACCGGTAAGATCAAAGAATTCCCGATCGTGGTTTTCGGAAAGGATTATTGGAAAAGCCTTCAGGACATGTTGCATGCCATGGTGGAAGAAAAGACCATCTCCAAGGCCGACCTGCACCTTATTTTGTTCACCGATTCCGTTGAAGAGGCCGCGGCACATATCGAACGGGTCACAGGGAAAAAATTCGGGTTGGTAAAGAAGCCCAAAAAGGCGTCATGGCTGCTGGGGGAACGCTAG
- a CDS encoding ATPase, with the protein MAKNLFTADYEIHASAKMLYPYISTASGLAEWFADDVNINPEKIYTFEWDNEQHKAVIASHRTNHFIKFEFLPEDGADEKDPAYFELRIELNELTQTTFLKVTDYSAFDDLEELRELWDSLVDQLRNVVGG; encoded by the coding sequence ATGGCCAAGAACCTTTTTACAGCAGATTACGAAATACATGCATCGGCAAAAATGTTGTATCCGTATATCAGCACCGCTAGTGGTTTGGCCGAGTGGTTTGCAGACGATGTGAACATCAACCCCGAAAAGATTTACACTTTTGAATGGGACAACGAACAGCACAAAGCGGTAATTGCCTCCCATAGGACCAACCATTTCATCAAATTTGAGTTCCTCCCAGAGGACGGTGCCGATGAAAAAGACCCGGCCTATTTTGAATTGAGGATCGAACTAAACGAGCTCACGCAAACTACCTTTCTAAAAGTAACCGACTACTCCGCTTTTGACGACCTCGAAGAGCTTCGCGAATTATGGGACAGCCTGGTGGACCAGTTGCGCAACGTGGTGGGGGGCTAG